The Arachis ipaensis cultivar K30076 chromosome B03, Araip1.1, whole genome shotgun sequence region AATGTCATTTGGAGAATTGGAATTGGCGAAAAGATATCTTTCTGGAATGATCACTGGGTGCCAGACATAGGCTTGCTGAAAAATTTTGCTATAAGTCCCATTGATGGGAATAGGAGGGATGAGAAGGTGGCCGTTTATGCGAGAGTAGAGGGAGACTTGGATTGGTTCAAGCTAAATCAAATTCTTCCGGAGGAGATTTTAGAGTTAATCCAGATTATAAAATCCCCTCATTCTGATTTAGGAGAAGATATTATTGGTTGGATACCAAAACCAAAGGGAGATTTTACTATTAAATTTTCCTATGAAGTCTATTTTTCAAATAATGAGAATGTAGACAAAATTTTCAGAGATATTTGGAAGCTCAATATCCCATAATGTCTTAAAGCTTTTTCATGGCTAGTTATGCATGAGGCATTACTCACTAATTGTAAGAGGAAAAGGATAGGGCTTACCAGTAATGAGTGTTGCCCCAGGTGTCCTGGACAAGAAGAGACTCTACTCCATGTTCTCCGAGATTGTCGCTATATCCGTAGAACATGGATGAGCAGCGTTGATAGTAGTCAACAAGGCAAATTCTTCAACTAAAACTTTTAGAACTGGTTCAAGAACAATCTATGCTTGACTGCTCGAAGAAAGAATGGAAATGCTTGACCCACCTTATTTGTTACTACCTACAATACAGCTTGGAGAAATCAAAATAAGTTGATTTTTAACAATTCGGGCATCCATAGCTCAGACCTTTCCATAATAGTTCAAAACTTAGTCAAACACTATTATGAGGTTCTTCAAAAAACTGATAAAAGTAAAAAAGCCATTACCTTGACCAAGATTGTCGACATTGGTTGGTCTTCATCGGAGGAGGATTTATACTGATGACTCGGTTCTCACGGATTCGAGAAACGGTACTTGTGGAGGACTTCTGAGGAATGCAGATGGAAGACTCAAGGTTGGCTTCATGTTTAACATTGGTGCGGTCACCAAAACCATGGCTGAGCTCTCAAGAATCTATGTGGGATTAAAACTCGTAATTGATTTGGGACTGAGGAAGCTTGTTATAAAGACAGATTCCATGTGTTCCTTCAACTTTATTCACGGCACTTCTACCTCCCACCATTCGAGTACCTCTTTGGTAAGGGAGATTAAGCGCCTTCTAGTAAAGCCTGAGATTTTCAGGTGAACCACATATTTTGAGAAGCAAACTTTGCAGCTGATGATCTCGCAAAGCATGCGCACCTCTCTCTCCAGTCACTATGGATTGAGTTGTTTTAAAGATGcctcccttttctttctcttttcctgGACgctgattttaaaaagataaaattttcaagatgttctttttttttttgcgatCAGTAGATTAACAACTTCCAATCCTAAGTACCCCCAATGGATTAGATAATCCCCAATAAATTCTCAAGATGTTTTAATTAGTGTTTTGGTTATTGGGCCTTTGGCCCCGTGCGNNNNNNNNNNNNNNNNNNNNNNNNNNNNNNNNNNNNNNNNNNNNNNNNNNNNNNNNNNNNNNNNNNNNNNNNNNNNNNNNNNNNNNNNNNNNNNNNNNNNNNNNNNNNNNNNNNNNNNNNNNNNNNNNNNNNNNNNNNNNNNNNNNNNNNNNNNNNNNNNNNNNNNNNNNNNNNNNNNNNNNNNNNNNNNNNNNNNNNNNNNNNNNNNNNNNNNNNNNNNNNNNNNNNNNNNNNNNNNNNNNNNNNNNNNNNNNNNNNNNNNNNNNNNNNNNNNNNNNNNNNNNNNNNNNNNNNNNNNNNNNNNNNNNNNNNNNNNNNNNNNNNNNNNNNNNNNNNNNNNNNNNNNNNNNNNNNNNNNNNNNNNNNNNNNNNNNNNNNNNNNNNNNNNNNNNNNNNNNNNNNNNNNNNNNNNNNNNNNNNNNNNNNNNNNNNNNNNNNNNNNNNNNNNNNNNNNNNNNNNNNNNNNNNNNNNNNNNNNNNNNNNNNNNNNNNNNNNNNNNNNNNNNNNNNNNNNNNNNNNNNNNNNNNNNNNNNNNNNNNNNNNNNNNNNNNNNNNNNNNNNNNNNNNNNNNNNNNNNNNNNNNNNNNNNNNNTAGTTAGCAATAatatatgtataaaaaaaaaaaaaactaatcttAAAATCACTGTTGCCTGATGGGCGATGGCTGTTGAATTCTAACACAAATACGCAAACTAAAATTCAATATCACACAATTTAAAGTTTTCGTAAGCATCTACGTCGAATTCAATCACTCCAGTTTTACATTTTTTTACACGTGAAGTATACTTTTCAAAGTTAATTAATTTCTTTCTTCTGTTTGATAAACTATAAATACAAAGAACAAAGTTGTTATTGGAAACATAGAACATAAACTTTAGTTTGATATATCATAATTAATTGAATTCTGAAGATGGGGAAGAAGAACGTTAAAGTTGGTGATGAAGTGCAAAACAAGCAGGTGATATTCAAGGACTATGTGACTGGGTCCCCAAAAGAATCTGATTTCCACATAACCACATGCACCACAAAGCTTCAGGTTCCTCAAGGATCAAATGCGGTTTTGGTGAAGAATCTTTACCTCTCTTGTGATCCTGTCATGCAATTCCAAATGAGGAAAATGGAAGATCCACTTTCTGGTTATATCTACTACGTCCCTGGCTCTGTAAGTCCattatctaataataataataataatcatgtgtcgtattatattttttcttaatGCACAATAATTCAATCCAGTTTTTAAAAACTTGTATGCataaattttatgtttattttaattttaattgttgCAGCCCATTAATGGGTTTGGAGTGGCTAAGGTTCTGGATTCAGGGCATGCTGAGTTTAGTGCTGGTGACTTGGTTTGGGGAACAACTAGTTGGGAAGAATATAGTCTCATTCAAAACCCAGAGCAGCTCAAGAAAATTCACCACACTGATGTGCCCCTCACACATTACACTGGAATTCTTGGTAATTAATTGATCTCTCTATGCATTAACTTTAACTGTCATATTCATAGATTTCGAAAACGGATCGAACCAACTACTTCAACCAAATAAGTTTAGTAACCATTTGTATACGATCAAGTTCAGGACTTGATGATGTTTACTTAGTTCTTTTGAGTTATTTGAATAGGGATGCCTGGGATTACTGCATATGCTGCAATCTATGAAGTTGGTGTTCCAAAAAAGGGAGAATGTGTGTTCATCTCAGCAGCATCAGGTGCTGTTGGTCAAATAGCTGGACAGTTTGCCAAATTGCTTGGTTGTTATGTGGTTGGAAGTGCTGGCACCCAACAAAAGATTAATCTTCTTAAGAACAAGTTTGGTTTTGATGATGCCTTCAATTACAAGCAAGAGCCTGATTTGGATGCAGCCTTAAAAAGGTAATGCTAAATTAACTATTTAAAATTAATATCTTTATGACATGGTATCAGAATTTTTATGATTAAAAGTTTCAAACTTACTAAATAATGCTGTGTCTTCATCAGATGAGTTTATAAATTTGATTATAATTTTGTTGGATGAATTAGGTGCTGCCCTGAAGGCATTGATTTCTACCTTGATCATGTTGGGGGGAAAATGCTTGATGCAGTTCTGCTTAACATGAAGGTCCATGGCCGAATCGCGATATGTGGAATGATTTCGCAATACAATCTTGATGAGCCTGAACTCCTAAGGAATGTGATGCTGCTGGCATTGAAGAGACTTACTGTGAAAGGATTCACACACAGAGATCACCATCATCTGTATCCTAAGATCTTGGAGCTTGTATTGCCTTACATTAGGGACAAGAAGATTTTCTatgttgaagacattgttgaaggACTTGAGAATGGACCCGCTGCTCTTGTTGGACTATTCACTGGTCGCAACTTTGGAAAGCAAATTCTTGCCCTTGCTCCTCAATGATCAATCATAATCATGCATCATAGTAGGGTTaaaaaagttaaataaataaaagagtaaagtattgtttttgtccccaatgtttggtgtaagtcctatttgtgttcctaatgtttaaatcgtcctatttgtatccttaacgtttataaaagtgattcaatgttatcctactatcaattatactaacaaatcagattatatttttcaattattctcacttgtatgtattcattctcaattaggtctcacttgaatgtgttcaattttaatattatacccactatttgtgtttagattcaattatgttactagaaaagtaaattatgtaaatgttgtagg contains the following coding sequences:
- the LOC107631839 gene encoding 2-alkenal reductase (NADP(+)-dependent)-like — encoded protein: MGKKNVKVGDEVQNKQVIFKDYVTGSPKESDFHITTCTTKLQVPQGSNAVLVKNLYLSCDPVMQFQMRKMEDPLSGYIYYVPGSPINGFGVAKVLDSGHAEFSAGDLVWGTTSWEEYSLIQNPEQLKKIHHTDVPLTHYTGILGMPGITAYAAIYEVGVPKKGECVFISAASGAVGQIAGQFAKLLGCYVVGSAGTQQKINLLKNKFGFDDAFNYKQEPDLDAALKRCCPEGIDFYLDHVGGKMLDAVLLNMKVHGRIAICGMISQYNLDEPELLRNVMLLALKRLTVKGFTHRDHHHLYPKILELVLPYIRDKKIFYVEDIVEGLENGPAALVGLFTGRNFGKQILALAPQ